One genomic window of Gossypium hirsutum isolate 1008001.06 chromosome D11, Gossypium_hirsutum_v2.1, whole genome shotgun sequence includes the following:
- the LOC107912468 gene encoding GBF-interacting protein 1 has protein sequence MSGGGFRVSSITSSVRKTIQNIKEITGNHSEDEIYAMLKECSMDPNETAQRLLLQDPFREVKRKRDRKKESSNNKESAESRWRSGSQGRGSRGGRGNFSARYAAHEAGVSKSSGPGRDNGANQVAEKASGQSSSTSQETKTNESTMVASPVPVMADGPTGVVAETSSAPARNAANQPQEHSSVASYEFGSAPSPAGAINKPAITFESVDMSGPPAASPSDCFPSTSSASSATICFSSSDPVLVLSSDSQPLGTLGAIKREVGGGQASAESDAVVPTERKLASATEISSSFVQGKMPSKSSGAPKNLLSESGQPSSAATHGSSTSRPSSNYGGRSQQIIGPQKVGSNKEWKPKPISSNVGQGSGTAGASEVPTSSFEANAYSQPVSNVLDSEEATSKLQKKLEELHLPQRQHVIIPTHIHVPESERTKLSFGSFDASFGVTLSSVGCQESAKSPTPLSEASQDVDETAEEQNSSNQNALTTAEDGDHSDHPQSPGHSPENLSGDGDISSSIPEYNENKQDNALPSGGHPYSVVHTPPNYNIGLVPPILAPLENPESQAREVSRLSSFVVQQPFDPATYYAQYYRSSADNDGRLSPFPSAGIATKYNGNVAVLPPQTSQPPQEGGNTSVLTAGSPTPTVTQAAGLMQSSISVTQQPVPVYRSAAGVHLPHYPPNYIQYAPFYSPFYYPSPAIHQFINNGAFPLHPQAGTVYPSAPAPPTTGVKFSLPQFKPGNNPVNSTHIGMPSGYGPYGSSPAGYNPSSTGNSTTNEDLGASQFKESNVYITGQQSEGSAVWIAPPGREISSLPASSFYNLPPQSQNVTFPPTQVGPGSFAGIYHPQGVAAGVHPHLQQAQTMAGAVDMGGPAANVYQQPQHAQMNWPSNY, from the exons ATGAGCGGTGGGGGGTTTAGGGTTTCATCAATTACAAGCAGCGTGAGGAAAACGATCCAAAACATAAAAGAGATCACCGGTAATCACAGTGAAGATGAGATTTATGCTATGCTTAAAGAATGTTCTATGGATCCCAATGAAACCGCTCAGAGGCTCCTTCTTCAGG ATCCTTTTCGCGAAGTAAAAAGAAAACGTGATAGGAAAAAAGAG AGTTCGAACAACAAAGAGTCTGCAGAGTCGCGGTGGAGATCTGGTTCACAGGGAAGGGGGAGTCGGGGTGGCCGGGGAAATTTCTCTGCTCGCTATGCAGCACATG AGGCTGGTGTTTCCAAGAGTTCTGGTCCTGGGAGAGATAATGGAGCAAATCAAGTTGCAGAGAAAGCCAGTGGTCAATCTTCATCAACCTCTCAGGAGACAAAAACTAATGAATCAACTATGGTAGCCAG CCCTGTACCTGTCATGGCTGATGGTCCTACTGGTGTAGTGGCTGAAACATCCTCTGCACCTGCAAGAAATGCTGCCAATCAACCTCAGGAACATTCATCTGTTGCAAGCTATGAGTTCGGAAGTGCACCATCCCCTGCTGGTGCAATAAACAAACCCGCAATTACATTTGAAAGTGTGGACATGAGTGGGCCACCTGCAGCAAGCCCTAGTGACTGCTTCCCATCGACTAGTTCGGCATCTTCTGCAACAATCTGCTTCTCGTCCTCAGACCCTGTGCTAGTTCTGTCCAGTGATTCTCAGCCCCTTGGCACTCTGGGAGCAATCAAACGTGAAGTGGGAGGTGGCCAGGCTTCTGCAGAATCAGATGCAGTTGTCCCTACTGAAAGAAAATTAGCTTCTG CTACTGAAATTAGTAGCTCTTTTGTGCAAGGAAAGATGCCTAGTAAATCTTCTGGAGCACCAAAAAATCTTCTGAGTGAGTCTGGCCAACCTTCATCTGCTGCAACCCATGGTTCCTCTACAAGCCGACCTTCATCCAATTATGGTGGCCGCTCACAACAAATAATTGGCCCTCAGAAAG TTGGTTCTAATAAGGAGTGGAAACCAAAGCCAATCAGCTCTAATGTTGGGCAGGGTTCTGGAACAGCTGGTGCATCTGAAGTTCCTACTAGTTCATTTGAAGCTAATGCTTATTCACAGCCTGTTTCAAATGTTCTTGACTCTGAAGAAGCAACTTCAAAATTGCAGAAGAAGCTAGAGGAGTTGCATCTCCCACAACGTCAACATGTTATAATTCCAACCCATATCCATGTCCCTGAATCTGAAAGAACCAAGCTGAGTTTTGGAAGTTTTGATGCTAGTTTTGGAGTAACATTGAGCTCTGTTGGTTGTCAGGAGAGTGCTAAGAGTCCTACACCTTTGTCTGAGGCTTCTCAGGATGTTGATGAAACTGCAGAGGAGCAGAATTCTAG CAATCAAAACGCATTGACAACTGCTGAGGACGGAGATCACTCTGATCATCCACAATCACCTGGACATTCTCCTGAAAATTTGTCTGGTGATGGTGATATCTCTAGTTCTATTCCTGAGTATAACGAAAATAAGCAGGACAATGCATTGCCCTCTGGAGGCCATCCATACTCTGTGGTCCATACGCCTCCTAACTACAATATTGGACTTGTCCCTCCTATTTTAGCACCCCTCGAAAACCCTGAATCTCAAGCTCGTGAAGTTTCTCGTCTTTCAAGCTTTGTT GTTCAACAGCCATTTGATCCAGCAACTTATTATGCCCAGTACTACCGTTCAAGTGCTGATAATGACGGTCGACTTTCTCCGTTTCCTTCTGCTGGAATTGCTACAAAATACAATGGGAATGTTGCAGTACTTCCTCCACAGACTTCTCAGCCTCCACAAGAG GGTGGAAACACTTCAGTACTGACAGCAGGAAGTCCAACCCCAACAGTAACTCAAGCTGCTGGTTTGATGCAAAGTTCTATATCTGTGACTCAGCAACCAGTCCCTGTCTACCGCTCAGCAGCTGGGGTGCATTTACCACATTATCCTCCAAACTACATTCAATATGCCCCCTTTTACTCTCCTTTCTATTATCCTTCTCCTGCAATCCACCAATTTATAAACAATGGTGCGTTTCCTCTACATCCTCAAGCTGGAACTGTTTATCCTTCTGCACCAGCACCACCTACAACAGGAGTCAAATTTTCTCTTCCTCAATTTAAACCTGGAAATAATCCGGTGAATTCTACACATATTGGAATGCCAAGTGGTTATGGGCCTTATGGCTCCTCCCCTGCTGGTTATAATCCCAGTTCAACTGGAAACTCAACTACAAATGAGGATCTTGGTGCATCTCAATTCAAGGAAAGCAATGTCTACATCACAGGGCAGCAG AGTGAAGGTTCAGCTGTATGGATTGCTCCCCCTGGTCGAGAGATATCCAGTCTGCCAGCCAGTTCATTCTATAACCTTCCCCCTCAGAGTCAGAATGTAACTTTTCCTCCAACACAGGTTGGTCCTGGCTCCTTTGCTGGTATTTATCATCCCCAAGGAGTAGCAGCAGGTGTTCATCCTCATCTACAACAGGCTCAGACTATGGCTGGAGCTGTTGACATGGGGGGGCCTGCTGCCAATGTTTATCAGCAGCCTCAGCATGCACAGATGAACTGGCCCA
- the LOC107912467 gene encoding indole-3-glycerol phosphate synthase, chloroplastic isoform X2 codes for MEGLISLKSSPGTSLRSFPSFNQPPNSFARRFSMDLPLRRSSFPAIRAQHPGTISPKEEEEEDALKVKEWEVGMFQNEVAASQGIRIRRRPPTGPPLHYVGPFEFRLQNDGNTPRNILEEIVWHKDTEVSQMKERRPLATLKKFIENAPPTRDFVGALKAAHSRTGLPGLIAEVKKASPSRGILREDFDPVEIARAYEKGGAACLSVLTDEKFFKGSFENLEAIRNAGVQCPLLCKEFVIDAWQIYYARIKGADAILLIAAVLPDLDIRYMVKICKMLGLAALVEVHDEREMDRVLGIEGIELIGINNRNLETFEVDISNTKKLLEGERGQLICQKDIIVVGESGLFTPDHVGYVQEAGVKAVRFWLGNR; via the exons ATGGAGGGACTCATTTCCCTGAAGTCAAGTCCTGGGACTTCGTTGCGctcttttccttcctttaatcAACCGCCCAATTCCTTCGCCAGACGCTTCTCAATGGACCTTCCACTCCGTCGCTCCAGTTTTCCCGCCATTCGAGCTCAGCAC CCGGGGACGATATCCCCGAAAGAGGAAGAGGAGGAAGATGCTTTGAAAGTAAAGGAATGGGAAGTTGGAATGTTCCAAAACGAAGTCGCAGCTAGTCAGGGTATACGAATACGGCGACGGCCTCCGACGGGTCCCCCGTTGCACTACGTGGGTCCCTTCGAGTTCCGTTTGCAGAACGACGGCAACACTCCTCGTAACATTCTCGAAGAAATCGTTTGGCACAAAGACACGGAAGTTTCCCAA ATGAAAGAGAGGAGGCCTTTGGCTACATTGAAGAAGTTTATCGAGAATGCACCTCCGACTCGAGACTTTGTTGGGGCTCTTAAGGCTGCGCATTCGCGGACTGGATTGCCTGGTTTAATTGCTGAAGTTAAGAAGGCTTCACCTAGCAGAGGAATTCTCAGAGAGGATTTTGATCCA GTTGAAATAGCACGAGCGTATGAGAAGGGTGGAGCAGCTTGTCTCAGTGTTTTGACTGATGAAAAGTTTTTTAAG GGAAgctttgaaaatctggaggcaatAAGAAATGCTGGAGTACAG TGTCCTCTACTGTGCAAAGAATTTGTGATAGATGCATGGCAGATCTACTATGCTCGAATCAAAGGAGCAGATGCAATACTTTTAATTGCTGCTGTTTTGCCTGATCTTGACATCAGATACATGGTTAAAATCTGCAAGATGCTTGGTTTGGCTGCACTTGTAGAG GTGCACGATGAGAGGGAAATGGATCGTGTTCTTGGTATAGAGGGGATTGAGCTTATTGGTATCAATAATCGAAACCTTG AGACATTTGAGGTAGATATCAGTAACACAAAGAAGCTTCTTGAAGGAGAGCGTGGCCAACTGATCTGTCAGAAAGATATAATT GTAGTTGGAGAATCTGGGCTATTTACTCCAGATCATGTTGGGTATGTGCAAGAAGCTGGTGTTAAAGCAGTAAG GTTTTGGTTGGGGAATCGATAG
- the LOC107912467 gene encoding indole-3-glycerol phosphate synthase, chloroplastic isoform X1 has translation MEGLISLKSSPGTSLRSFPSFNQPPNSFARRFSMDLPLRRSSFPAIRAQHPGTISPKEEEEEDALKVKEWEVGMFQNEVAASQGIRIRRRPPTGPPLHYVGPFEFRLQNDGNTPRNILEEIVWHKDTEVSQMKERRPLATLKKFIENAPPTRDFVGALKAAHSRTGLPGLIAEVKKASPSRGILREDFDPVEIARAYEKGGAACLSVLTDEKFFKGSFENLEAIRNAGVQCPLLCKEFVIDAWQIYYARIKGADAILLIAAVLPDLDIRYMVKICKMLGLAALVEVHDEREMDRVLGIEGIELIGINNRNLETFEVDISNTKKLLEGERGQLICQKDIIVVGESGLFTPDHVGYVQEAGVKAVLVGESIVKQSDPGKGITGLFGRDISL, from the exons ATGGAGGGACTCATTTCCCTGAAGTCAAGTCCTGGGACTTCGTTGCGctcttttccttcctttaatcAACCGCCCAATTCCTTCGCCAGACGCTTCTCAATGGACCTTCCACTCCGTCGCTCCAGTTTTCCCGCCATTCGAGCTCAGCAC CCGGGGACGATATCCCCGAAAGAGGAAGAGGAGGAAGATGCTTTGAAAGTAAAGGAATGGGAAGTTGGAATGTTCCAAAACGAAGTCGCAGCTAGTCAGGGTATACGAATACGGCGACGGCCTCCGACGGGTCCCCCGTTGCACTACGTGGGTCCCTTCGAGTTCCGTTTGCAGAACGACGGCAACACTCCTCGTAACATTCTCGAAGAAATCGTTTGGCACAAAGACACGGAAGTTTCCCAA ATGAAAGAGAGGAGGCCTTTGGCTACATTGAAGAAGTTTATCGAGAATGCACCTCCGACTCGAGACTTTGTTGGGGCTCTTAAGGCTGCGCATTCGCGGACTGGATTGCCTGGTTTAATTGCTGAAGTTAAGAAGGCTTCACCTAGCAGAGGAATTCTCAGAGAGGATTTTGATCCA GTTGAAATAGCACGAGCGTATGAGAAGGGTGGAGCAGCTTGTCTCAGTGTTTTGACTGATGAAAAGTTTTTTAAG GGAAgctttgaaaatctggaggcaatAAGAAATGCTGGAGTACAG TGTCCTCTACTGTGCAAAGAATTTGTGATAGATGCATGGCAGATCTACTATGCTCGAATCAAAGGAGCAGATGCAATACTTTTAATTGCTGCTGTTTTGCCTGATCTTGACATCAGATACATGGTTAAAATCTGCAAGATGCTTGGTTTGGCTGCACTTGTAGAG GTGCACGATGAGAGGGAAATGGATCGTGTTCTTGGTATAGAGGGGATTGAGCTTATTGGTATCAATAATCGAAACCTTG AGACATTTGAGGTAGATATCAGTAACACAAAGAAGCTTCTTGAAGGAGAGCGTGGCCAACTGATCTGTCAGAAAGATATAATT GTAGTTGGAGAATCTGGGCTATTTACTCCAGATCATGTTGGGTATGTGCAAGAAGCTGGTGTTAAAGCA GTTTTGGTTGGGGAATCGATAGTGAAGCAAAGCGACCCTGGAAAAGGAATAACCGGACTTTTTGGTAGAGACATTTCTTTGTGA